From the Paraflavitalea soli genome, the window GTTTTTTCAAAGGAAAATACATATTGGATGGTTTACCCAACTCCCTTTTTTTCTAAAAAGGGAGTCTTTTTTTGTAAGCGATCAGCCATCCCCTCTCGTTAGCGTCCTCCCAACACCCTGCATTCAAAGCATTTTAACTACCTTCATCGCGGGCTTTACTATTGATAAACATAAAGCCGAAAATGCAAACCTCATGGCGTTTTTTCGTGATGCAGTAACATTACTGGGATTATTAAGGGCAGCTTTCCGCGAGTTTAAGAAAAACGAGCCTTTGCGTATGGCAGCAGCTACCGCATTCTTTACCACATTTGCATTACCAGCCATTCTCATTATACTCATCCAGATCTTTGGGCTCATTATGGGTCGCAGGGCCATCGGCCAGCAATTGTTTACAGGCCTTACTGATATCCTGGGGCCTAATGCAGTAGAAGAAATGCGCGCTACCCTGCGCAACGTACGATTGCTCACCCAATCCTGGTACATTGCCGCCGCCGTATTTTTGTTCCTTCTCTTCGTAGCTACCACCCTCTTCAAGGTCATCCGCGATTCATTGAACCAGCTTTGGAGCATACGCGTACGGGAAGGGGTGGGTCTAAAATTCCAGTTACGGCAAAGAGGCAGGTCATTCGTAGCTATCCTTATAGCCGGCATTTTATTCCTGGCCGTACTCCTGGCCGAAGGCCTCATCTCATTGCTTCCCGAAAAAGTGGTGTTCCTGGTGCGCCTCTTAAAACAGCTCATCTCTATCGCCGCCGCTACCGCCTGGTTTACCATCGTATTTAAATACATTGCCGATGGATATACCAGTTGGAAGCCCACCATCGCAGGAGCATTTTTCACAGGCTTACTGTTCACCCTGGGCAAAATGATATTGGGCGTACTACTGTCCTACAGCACCATAAAGAATATTTATGCCACCTCTACCTCCTTTGTGCTACTCCTGCTCTTTGTATTTTATTGCTCCTTTATGTTTTACTATGGCGCCTGTTTTCTCAAAGTGTGGGCTGTGCACAAACAAAAACCCATCATACCTCATCGCCATGCCATGAAGTACAAACTCTCATTGGTAGAGTAATTAAAGAAGGTTAACAATCCTTATAAGATCTCCTGCACATGCTTTTTAATATTACTCGCAATCTTCTGCGTAGGCAGGTCATTGGCATCATTGCCAAAAGGATCTTCTATTTCCTCCGCGATCAGCTCAAGACTGGCCAGTACATAAAAGATAAAAGCCACAACCGGTATAGCAATATACCCCAGGCTGAAAACAAAGCTCAGCGGCAGCGTCATCACATAAAAGAAAATGAACTTCTTCAGGAACACACTATAGGAAAATGGGATGGGAGTATTTTTGATCCTTTCACAAGCCCCACACACATCTGTAAATGATTGCAATTCCGCTGTCAGGGTGATTAACTGATCGCCCGATACAATACCTTCCTGGTTCAGCCGGTACACCCGTTTCAACAATAAGGCCGCCACCTGGTTGGGTATGTGCTTCGCATGGTCCAGCTCGCCCAACTCAGGGTGTTCTTTATCATCCAGCGCCAGCCGCGTGCTTTCTTCACCAAGGTGGCGGGTAAGTACATTGGCATACATGGGTATTACCCGGCGGAAAAAAGCCCGGTTGCCTTCATCTGTAGCGTCCAGTATCGCATTCATTTTAATAGCCAGGTTGCGGCTGTTGTTCACCAGCGCTCCCCACAGTTTACGCCCCTCCCACCAACGGTCATAGGCCGTATTCGTACGGAATACCAGCAGCATAGAGATCACAAAACTCAGCAGGTTATTCATCAATGAGATATTCTTGAGGTAATTACCTTGACTCAATTTGAGTACCTCCAACTCTAAAAAAGCGATCAATGCCGTATACACACTAATGCCCAGAATAAGAGGGACCAGCGTCCTTAACGTATCAGCCTTATGAAAGCGAAAAACAAACGAGAACCAGTCTTTAGGATTATAAGTGATCATACTACAAAAATAATAGCCGGTGGGAAATGAAAAAGAGGTTGTTCAAAAGTAAGCTTTAATAATTCCGTGTTCCGCAGAACACCACCATAGGCGGCAAAATCAAAGAACGCAAGTTTAATCATTCATGTTCTTCATCATTGCGTTTTCCCCCTTTGTTTAATTGCGAAATCAGGCTCTTTTGACAACCTCTAATATCTTTAGATGGATACAATATAATAAATAGAGATGGGTATTTAGTCAATCCAGGCAGTAGCGCCGGGAGGTACGGATGGTATAATACAGCCTTGCTGAACACCCGTAAAATTAAGACGCTTTTTTGTAAACTCCAATACTCCACAGCAGGAAAACCAGATCATTACGCATGGAAAGCGAACAGATACGTACTATTACAAATATTATTGGTATTTTCTACATATAGCATCCCCTTCCAGTCAACCCGCTGGTCACACCTCTACCCCCAATAACCAATTCCCCGCCACTTCCAACTCCTCAGGCAGGCATCTTCAGGCATCGGATTTGTAATAACTGTG encodes:
- a CDS encoding YihY/virulence factor BrkB family protein, whose translation is MAFFRDAVTLLGLLRAAFREFKKNEPLRMAAATAFFTTFALPAILIILIQIFGLIMGRRAIGQQLFTGLTDILGPNAVEEMRATLRNVRLLTQSWYIAAAVFLFLLFVATTLFKVIRDSLNQLWSIRVREGVGLKFQLRQRGRSFVAILIAGILFLAVLLAEGLISLLPEKVVFLVRLLKQLISIAAATAWFTIVFKYIADGYTSWKPTIAGAFFTGLLFTLGKMILGVLLSYSTIKNIYATSTSFVLLLLFVFYCSFMFYYGACFLKVWAVHKQKPIIPHRHAMKYKLSLVE
- a CDS encoding bestrophin family protein; protein product: MITYNPKDWFSFVFRFHKADTLRTLVPLILGISVYTALIAFLELEVLKLSQGNYLKNISLMNNLLSFVISMLLVFRTNTAYDRWWEGRKLWGALVNNSRNLAIKMNAILDATDEGNRAFFRRVIPMYANVLTRHLGEESTRLALDDKEHPELGELDHAKHIPNQVAALLLKRVYRLNQEGIVSGDQLITLTAELQSFTDVCGACERIKNTPIPFSYSVFLKKFIFFYVMTLPLSFVFSLGYIAIPVVAFIFYVLASLELIAEEIEDPFGNDANDLPTQKIASNIKKHVQEIL